The Niastella koreensis GR20-10 genome includes a window with the following:
- a CDS encoding DinB family protein: MNRNYLMQIGNYNHWADSKVMEWLHQISDERWEQVIPSSFSSIRQTAIHIVSAEKYWVDHWTNIPKPVFLAAEFAGTKNKLLEIWNKSSADIKIIVDSYPESNYLQTVSFKYPKSSRTGQMAFWQTVAHAINHSTYHRGQLVTLLRQAGFFNLSSIDMATFFQLNQI; encoded by the coding sequence ATGAACAGGAATTATCTCATGCAAATAGGGAATTACAATCATTGGGCGGATAGCAAAGTAATGGAATGGCTGCATCAAATCAGCGATGAACGATGGGAGCAAGTGATCCCCAGTAGCTTCAGCAGTATAAGGCAAACAGCGATTCACATCGTCAGCGCAGAAAAGTATTGGGTCGATCATTGGACAAATATTCCGAAACCGGTATTTCTAGCTGCAGAATTCGCAGGAACAAAAAATAAATTACTTGAAATTTGGAATAAGTCATCTGCCGATATCAAGATTATAGTTGACAGTTACCCGGAAAGTAATTATTTACAAACTGTCAGCTTCAAATACCCTAAAAGCAGCCGTACAGGTCAAATGGCGTTTTGGCAAACTGTAGCACATGCCATAAATCATTCTACTTACCATCGGGGTCAATTGGTAACGTTGCTGCGCCAGGCTGGCTTTTTTAACCTATCTTCCATTGATATGGCGACTTTTTTTCAGTTGAATCAAATCTGA
- a CDS encoding helix-turn-helix domain-containing protein: protein MDVNSSPANSQLSNQDDDEISIIRYRSGIPAPRAMITLPRNLITFLLDGEKTVHFAGAQVNVKPHQFVMLAAGNCLMSEKIASLGVGYHSILIFFNNKFLSDFFDRYASLINGHAKTSDQHPFLLFEKDEFLINFTRSLDCMLIGDKPVHPQLQKIKLDELLVYLAVQFPGQVQRIRNMHYEANDDRLIREAVTSHITNSITVEELAFLCNMSLSTFKRRFGRLYGNSPNRWLLEKRMERAAEMLRRNDRKASEIYSELGYENLSSFIQSFKQIYGVTPKQYQLSI, encoded by the coding sequence ATGGACGTAAATTCTTCACCCGCTAATTCGCAGTTGTCTAATCAGGATGATGATGAAATTTCCATCATTCGTTATCGCTCAGGAATACCTGCTCCCAGAGCAATGATAACACTGCCGAGAAACCTGATTACCTTCCTGCTCGACGGCGAAAAAACGGTTCATTTTGCGGGTGCGCAGGTCAATGTAAAACCTCATCAATTTGTAATGTTGGCTGCCGGAAATTGCTTAATGAGCGAAAAGATTGCCTCACTTGGAGTTGGTTACCATAGCATTCTTATTTTCTTCAACAATAAATTTCTGTCCGATTTTTTTGACCGGTATGCTTCCTTAATCAACGGACACGCAAAAACTTCTGATCAACATCCATTCCTGTTGTTTGAAAAGGATGAATTCCTAATCAATTTTACCCGTTCTCTTGATTGTATGCTTATTGGTGATAAACCTGTTCATCCTCAGTTGCAAAAGATCAAACTGGATGAATTGCTCGTATACCTTGCCGTGCAATTTCCAGGACAGGTTCAACGAATCCGGAATATGCACTATGAAGCAAATGATGATCGGTTGATACGTGAAGCAGTGACATCACATATCACTAATAGCATAACTGTTGAAGAACTTGCCTTTTTATGCAACATGAGCCTGTCTACTTTCAAGCGCCGGTTTGGCCGCCTTTATGGCAACAGTCCAAACAGATGGCTGCTGGAAAAAAGAATGGAAAGGGCGGCAGAAATGTTGCGCAGGAACGACCGTAAGGCTAGTGAGATATATTCTGAACTTGGCTATGAGAATTTATCAAGTTTTATTCAGTCCTTCAAGCAAATTTATGGAGTAACGCCTAAACAGTACCAATTATCTATTTGA
- a CDS encoding SDR family oxidoreductase — translation MLRYTYDLLIIRCGDLIVAPGAIDTEFGGGKGDEAHRQQIAAAIALGRLGEAEDIGYFVASLLSDDSRYLNAQRIEVSGGIMF, via the coding sequence TTGCTGCGATATACATACGATTTATTAATAATTCGTTGTGGTGATTTGATCGTAGCACCGGGGGCTATTGATACGGAGTTCGGTGGAGGAAAGGGTGATGAAGCCCACCGTCAGCAAATTGCTGCGGCAATAGCCTTGGGTCGTTTGGGAGAAGCCGAAGATATAGGTTATTTTGTTGCATCACTTTTATCTGATGACAGTCGATACCTCAATGCACAACGCATTGAAGTTAGCGGTGGGATCATGTTTTAA
- a CDS encoding DUF4267 domain-containing protein — protein MTRKISIAIAFLTGLGMIFIGSRFLLSPDIAEAGYGIHFNEQGNYSFHYIKGIRDLFSGIIICVLILGKQIKALGIILVTGTIIPIADMLIVLGKEYNGIAQAMPHISAIIVCSLFGTILLMNKSSAPKK, from the coding sequence ATGACAAGAAAAATATCTATCGCCATCGCCTTCCTGACAGGTTTAGGAATGATTTTTATTGGATCAAGATTTCTCCTTTCTCCAGACATAGCCGAGGCTGGTTATGGCATTCACTTCAACGAACAGGGGAACTACTCTTTTCATTACATAAAAGGTATCCGTGACCTCTTTTCAGGTATAATTATATGTGTTCTCATACTGGGTAAGCAAATAAAAGCATTAGGCATAATCCTGGTAACAGGAACAATTATCCCGATTGCAGACATGCTAATTGTTTTGGGGAAAGAATATAATGGTATAGCCCAGGCAATGCCTCATATATCTGCCATTATCGTTTGTTCCTTATTTGGTACTATTTTGCTAATGAATAAATCTTCCGCCCCCAAAAAATAA
- a CDS encoding Crp/Fnr family transcriptional regulator yields the protein MIDQLITSIQFFIELDLKEIDILKELFKERSVKKGDFFLAEGQTCKYVGFIVKGIMRYYINHEGEDRTYDFAQENSFICNYESFIPKAPSTKIIQALEDCEILQISFDDLQILYRNIREGEKLGRLVIEQVFIQTLQGLTSFYIDTPEYRYEKFLKKHPGLQQRISQYHIASYVGVKPQSLSRIRKRISTQI from the coding sequence ATGATAGATCAACTTATAACCAGTATACAATTCTTTATTGAATTAGATTTAAAAGAGATAGATATTTTAAAAGAGCTTTTTAAAGAAAGATCTGTCAAAAAAGGCGATTTCTTCTTAGCAGAGGGACAGACATGTAAGTACGTTGGTTTTATAGTAAAAGGTATAATGCGATATTATATCAATCACGAAGGGGAGGATAGAACATACGATTTTGCACAGGAAAATAGTTTTATCTGCAACTATGAAAGTTTTATACCTAAAGCACCTTCAACAAAAATCATTCAGGCCTTGGAAGACTGCGAAATTTTGCAAATTTCTTTTGACGACCTGCAAATACTTTACAGAAATATTAGGGAGGGCGAAAAGTTGGGAAGGCTTGTTATTGAACAGGTTTTTATACAGACACTGCAAGGCCTTACTTCATTTTATATTGATACCCCTGAATACAGGTATGAAAAATTCTTAAAAAAGCATCCAGGCCTACAGCAAAGGATTTCCCAATATCATATTGCGTCGTATGTGGGGGTAAAACCGCAATCTCTTAGCCGAATTCGCAAAAGGATTTCCACTCAAATTTAA
- a CDS encoding helix-turn-helix domain-containing protein, protein MKKQINNPFILAIRARNLTVEIHHHSAYQIVLSNDTPFTSTINGQLCERIHGFLIKPQVPHFCVAEKGTLNVLNIEPYSNIGLELSSRFNADQDYIIFNSPTETSTFFQTEKDTFDIYTIINALLAKLPTLNYDERISKIVEYIKDNFFKQDITPQTFADLVFLSPSRLASLFKEQTGSSLSKYLLWTRLRQVIYLALTEKDRSLTDIAYDTGFYDLPQLNKYMYEMFGMPPKALKYNSDLIQVY, encoded by the coding sequence ATGAAAAAGCAAATAAACAACCCTTTTATCCTTGCTATTAGAGCTCGTAATCTTACGGTAGAAATTCATCACCATTCTGCATATCAAATTGTATTATCAAATGATACTCCTTTCACTTCAACTATTAATGGCCAGTTGTGTGAACGCATTCACGGCTTTTTGATTAAACCCCAGGTTCCACACTTTTGCGTGGCAGAAAAAGGAACCCTGAATGTTTTAAACATTGAGCCATATTCAAATATTGGCCTGGAGCTTTCAAGCAGGTTCAATGCCGATCAAGATTATATCATTTTTAACTCACCAACAGAAACAAGTACTTTTTTTCAAACAGAGAAGGACACTTTTGATATTTACACAATCATCAATGCTTTGCTTGCAAAATTGCCCACCCTTAATTATGATGAAAGGATATCAAAAATTGTTGAATACATAAAGGATAATTTTTTTAAACAAGACATAACACCACAAACATTTGCTGATTTGGTTTTCCTTTCTCCATCCCGATTGGCTTCTTTGTTCAAAGAACAAACAGGCAGTAGTTTGTCAAAATATTTACTGTGGACAAGGTTGCGCCAAGTCATATATCTTGCGCTTACTGAAAAAGATAGAAGCCTCACTGATATTGCTTATGATACAGGGTTTTATGACCTGCCCCAACTGAATAAGTACATGTATGAAATGTTTGGCATGCCACCCAAAGCTCTAAAATATAACAGTGATTTAATACAGGTTTATTGA
- a CDS encoding aldo/keto reductase, translated as MILEESYTLSNGVEIPKLGLGTWFINDKDVAQAVKDAAIIGYRHIDTAQAYGNERGVGEGLMEPVRRTRPGCI; from the coding sequence ATGATTTTAGAAGAAAGTTATACATTATCTAATGGTGTTGAAATTCCAAAACTTGGTCTTGGAACCTGGTTTATAAATGATAAAGATGTAGCACAGGCAGTGAAGGATGCTGCAATAATTGGCTACCGCCATATTGATACTGCCCAGGCATACGGGAATGAAAGGGGCGTTGGTGAAGGATTAATGGAGCCTGTCCGTAGGACACGACCTGGATGTATTTAA
- a CDS encoding DUF2255 family protein encodes MNKAAMQQKAGRIIAAGMIRVVRFEQVQEDMMSVIDEAYKKKYISSSYLLPMVSSRARAATVKIIPV; translated from the coding sequence ATGAATAAAGCCGCAATGCAGCAAAAAGCGGGACGGATTATTGCTGCAGGCATGATCAGGGTTGTGAGATTTGAACAAGTGCAAGAAGACATGATGTCTGTTATTGATGAAGCCTATAAGAAGAAATATATCAGTAGCTCGTATTTGTTACCTATGGTTAGTAGTCGTGCCCGTGCAGCTACAGTTAAAATAATTCCAGTTTAA
- a CDS encoding (R)-mandelonitrile lyase, translated as MNENKNKDTGSIFPIGDKASPEYFAGAAWVKTLVANDDTLTTIISNVVFEPGARNHWHTHPAGQILICTEGTGYYQEKGKPIQKLYVGDVVRIPPGVEHWHGASPTSRFTHIAINVNTEKGVVNWLKAVTDEEYNKK; from the coding sequence ATGAACGAAAATAAAAACAAGGATACGGGAAGCATTTTTCCAATAGGTGATAAGGCTTCACCGGAATATTTTGCAGGAGCTGCATGGGTAAAGACTCTTGTGGCCAATGACGATACCTTAACAACGATAATCAGCAATGTTGTATTTGAACCAGGTGCAAGAAACCATTGGCATACGCATCCCGCTGGTCAAATCCTTATTTGTACCGAAGGAACAGGATATTATCAGGAAAAGGGAAAACCTATTCAAAAACTTTATGTAGGGGATGTTGTGAGAATACCACCTGGTGTAGAGCATTGGCATGGAGCTTCACCTACAAGCCGCTTCACCCATATTGCTATCAATGTAAATACAGAAAAAGGTGTGGTGAATTGGTTGAAGGCGGTAACGGATGAAGAGTACAACAAAAAGTAA
- a CDS encoding alpha/beta hydrolase: MNQTAQSEHYTFQLNDKVTRQKVTFKNRYGITLAGDLYLPKDSSGKNLAALAISGPFGAVKEQSSGLYANQMAERGFVTLAFDPSYTGESSGEPRNVASPDINTEDFSAAVDFLGLQKNVDRERIGIIGICGFAGFALNATAVDKRVKAVATTSMYDMCRVTSKGYNDIVTPEQRSKTLEQLSQQRWQDAQQGTPAPSTANLPQKLQGNEPQFVKDYFDYYKTPRGFHPRSINSNGAWTMTSSISLMNMPILTYIKEISPRPVLLIAGEKAHSRYFSEDAYKEAAEPKELMIIPNAVHTDLYDKEEDIPFDKLVDFFIKNLKKP, from the coding sequence ATGAATCAAACAGCGCAATCAGAACATTACACATTTCAGCTAAACGATAAGGTAACAAGACAGAAAGTAACATTCAAAAATCGTTATGGAATTACATTGGCGGGTGATTTATATCTTCCCAAAGATAGTAGTGGTAAAAATTTAGCGGCACTCGCCATCAGTGGCCCTTTTGGTGCTGTGAAAGAACAATCTTCGGGACTATACGCTAATCAAATGGCAGAACGTGGATTTGTTACCCTTGCTTTTGATCCATCTTATACAGGTGAAAGCAGTGGAGAGCCACGGAACGTTGCTTCGCCTGACATCAACACTGAAGACTTTAGTGCAGCAGTGGATTTTTTAGGTTTGCAAAAAAATGTTGACAGAGAGCGTATTGGCATCATAGGCATTTGTGGGTTTGCCGGCTTTGCATTGAATGCTACCGCTGTTGATAAAAGAGTAAAAGCGGTTGCTACCACAAGCATGTATGATATGTGTCGCGTGACCTCAAAGGGATACAACGACATCGTGACACCGGAGCAACGCTCCAAAACCCTGGAGCAATTATCTCAGCAGCGTTGGCAGGATGCTCAGCAAGGAACACCAGCTCCCTCTACAGCAAATTTGCCCCAAAAATTACAGGGCAATGAACCGCAATTTGTGAAGGACTATTTTGATTATTACAAAACGCCACGGGGATTTCACCCAAGATCTATTAACTCAAACGGTGCATGGACAATGACCAGTTCTATATCATTGATGAATATGCCCATCCTGACGTATATCAAGGAAATATCACCCCGTCCTGTCTTGTTGATTGCCGGTGAAAAAGCCCACTCACGTTATTTCAGTGAAGATGCTTATAAAGAGGCAGCAGAGCCAAAAGAATTAATGATTATACCTAATGCCGTTCACACTGATTTATACGATAAGGAAGAAGATATTCCATTTGACAAATTGGTAGACTTTTTTATCAAAAACCTGAAAAAACCATGA
- a CDS encoding DapH/DapD/GlmU-related protein, translating to MLSNQHTEDIFKRLRNGEIITANDPEAYKMKEASFLTKKLLVQLNNAAEPAEIRDLLSKITSSEIDNSVDIFTPLYINYGKHTKIGKNVFINFDCVFLDLGGITIEDNVLIAPKVSLLSEGHPVSPNNRHSLVPGHIHIRKNAWIGAGATILPVVTIGENAIVAAGAVVSKEVPANSVVGGVPAKIIKTIE from the coding sequence ATGTTATCAAATCAACATACTGAAGATATTTTTAAGAGGTTACGGAATGGGGAAATAATAACCGCAAACGACCCGGAAGCCTACAAAATGAAGGAAGCTTCTTTCCTTACGAAGAAGCTATTGGTTCAACTAAATAACGCTGCCGAGCCGGCGGAGATCAGAGACTTACTAAGCAAAATCACCAGCTCAGAAATTGATAACAGCGTTGACATATTTACCCCGCTGTATATCAATTATGGTAAGCACACCAAAATCGGTAAAAACGTCTTTATAAATTTTGACTGCGTTTTCCTTGATTTAGGAGGAATAACCATCGAAGACAATGTATTGATAGCCCCCAAAGTCAGTTTACTATCCGAAGGACACCCGGTTTCCCCTAACAATAGGCACTCACTCGTTCCCGGACACATTCACATCAGGAAAAATGCATGGATCGGTGCAGGTGCAACGATACTGCCGGTTGTTACTATAGGTGAAAATGCTATTGTAGCGGCGGGTGCAGTTGTATCGAAAGAAGTACCTGCCAATTCAGTCGTAGGCGGTGTGCCTGCAAAAATTATTAAAACAATTGAGTAA
- a CDS encoding helix-turn-helix domain-containing protein, translating into MEKKIVRQVSEFNNELKLKGFNVFQIEADGSATRTYSRKDFYKICLTTGKSKIHYADRSFEQEGTILFFGNPHIPYSWETISTTYLGYTVLFSEDFFKASDRSESLQNSPLFKIGGTPVLKIDEKQRLFLNTIFQRMIEEQKSDYAFKDDLIRNYINLIIHEALKLQPSELYDQHKNAASRLTAVFLELLERQFPIESADNPLRLKTAQDYANALHVHVNYLNRAVKEVTGKSTTTHITERIVSEAKALLQHTAWNIADIAYALGFEYVTYFNNFFKKLTGTNPKTLRMQAV; encoded by the coding sequence ATGGAAAAGAAAATCGTGCGGCAGGTTTCAGAGTTCAACAACGAACTGAAGTTGAAAGGCTTTAATGTATTTCAGATAGAAGCAGATGGTAGCGCCACCAGGACGTATAGCAGAAAGGATTTTTATAAAATATGCCTGACCACAGGAAAAAGTAAAATCCATTATGCGGATAGAAGTTTTGAACAGGAAGGCACTATTTTGTTCTTTGGCAATCCGCACATACCCTATTCCTGGGAGACTATTTCCACCACTTATTTGGGCTACACGGTTCTTTTTTCCGAGGACTTTTTTAAAGCATCTGATCGTTCGGAAAGCCTGCAAAATTCTCCTTTGTTCAAGATAGGCGGTACCCCGGTGTTAAAGATCGATGAAAAGCAAAGGTTATTTCTCAATACCATCTTTCAACGTATGATAGAGGAACAGAAGAGTGATTATGCCTTCAAAGATGATCTTATACGCAACTACATCAACCTCATCATCCACGAAGCCCTGAAACTTCAGCCTTCAGAGCTTTACGACCAGCACAAAAATGCTGCTTCACGCCTCACAGCCGTTTTCCTTGAACTTCTTGAAAGGCAGTTCCCTATTGAGAGTGCAGATAACCCTTTGCGCCTTAAAACTGCACAGGACTATGCAAATGCATTGCATGTTCATGTAAACTACCTGAACCGTGCAGTGAAGGAAGTAACCGGCAAATCAACTACAACCCACATAACAGAACGCATTGTTAGCGAAGCCAAAGCGCTGCTACAGCACACTGCCTGGAATATTGCCGATATTGCCTATGCACTTGGCTTTGAATATGTTACTTACTTTAACAACTTCTTCAAAAAACTAACAGGAACCAACCCCAAGACACTGCGAATGCAAGCGGTTTGA